A single region of the [Limnothrix rosea] IAM M-220 genome encodes:
- the dnaA gene encoding chromosomal replication initiator protein DnaA: MTQDPQRLWQEVLVKLEQQLSRPTFETWIEPTILQRWQDDEIILCAPNAFVLNHIQKYYGVLISETIAELVTHPVNVRLTSPEGNTLTATQSFYSRQNNQLLKQAPKKAQDLNSKYTFSRFVVGPTNRMAHAAALAVAESPGGDFNPLVLCGGVGLGKTHLMQAIGHYRLDSNADAKIFYVSTEQFTNDLIASIRKDSIQTFREHYRTADVLLVDDIQFIEGKEYTQEEFFYTFNTLHEAGKQIVLASDRPPNQIPGLQQRLSSRFSMGLIADIQPPDLETRMAILQKKAEAENIQLTRSVIEYIATHYTSNIRELEGALLRAVTHIAISGLPMTVENLAPILNPTVEYAPAAPELIMQVVSETTGVTIDDLKSASRRREISTARQIAMYLMRQHTDLSLPRIGEAFGGKDHTTVMYSCDKIGQLLTKDQKTSQLVSKLSDRINRHQQS; this comes from the coding sequence TTGACGCAAGATCCCCAGAGACTATGGCAAGAAGTTCTGGTCAAATTAGAGCAACAGCTGAGCCGTCCGACCTTTGAAACATGGATCGAACCAACAATATTACAGCGCTGGCAAGACGATGAAATCATCCTTTGTGCGCCCAATGCCTTTGTGCTAAACCACATTCAGAAATACTACGGTGTTTTGATCTCTGAGACGATCGCCGAACTGGTGACCCATCCGGTTAATGTTCGTCTCACCTCCCCCGAAGGCAATACCCTGACTGCCACCCAAAGTTTCTATAGTCGCCAAAATAATCAACTACTAAAACAAGCGCCGAAAAAAGCCCAAGACCTCAACTCGAAATATACTTTTTCGCGCTTTGTCGTTGGTCCCACAAACCGAATGGCCCACGCGGCAGCCCTAGCAGTGGCCGAATCCCCCGGCGGCGATTTTAATCCCCTCGTTTTGTGCGGTGGTGTCGGACTAGGAAAAACTCACCTCATGCAGGCGATCGGGCATTACCGTCTCGATAGCAACGCCGATGCCAAAATTTTCTACGTTTCCACCGAGCAATTTACTAACGATCTCATCGCTTCAATTCGTAAAGACAGCATCCAAACCTTCCGCGAACATTACCGTACTGCCGATGTTTTGCTGGTAGATGATATTCAGTTCATCGAAGGCAAAGAATACACCCAAGAAGAATTTTTCTATACCTTTAATACCCTCCACGAAGCGGGTAAACAAATCGTTCTCGCCAGCGATCGCCCCCCTAACCAAATTCCGGGATTACAACAGCGTTTATCATCGCGTTTTTCGATGGGATTGATTGCAGACATCCAACCGCCCGATCTCGAAACACGGATGGCCATTCTCCAGAAAAAAGCCGAAGCCGAAAATATTCAGCTCACTCGCTCCGTTATTGAATACATCGCCACCCACTACACCTCCAACATTCGCGAACTCGAAGGCGCACTCCTGCGGGCAGTGACCCACATTGCCATTTCCGGCCTACCGATGACTGTTGAAAATCTTGCACCGATTCTCAACCCCACCGTCGAATATGCCCCCGCAGCACCAGAACTAATCATGCAAGTCGTCTCTGAGACAACGGGTGTGACGATCGATGATCTAAAAAGTGCCTCCCGCCGCCGAGAAATCAGTACCGCCCGACAAATTGCCATGTATCTCATGCGCCAACATACCGACCTCAGTTTGCCCCGCATCGGTGAAGCCTTCGGCGGCAAAGACCATACAACAGTCATGTATAGTTGCGACAAAATTGGTCAGCTC